The sequence below is a genomic window from Flavobacterium lipolyticum.
GACTTAGAATGTCATTTAGTAGTAACTCCTACCAAACGAAATAAAACGATTTACGATTACAATGTTAATATGTTGCGCACAACCACAGAATGCATGTCGGCTATTTTAGGCGGTGCAGATGCTGTAGCCAACCTGCCTTACGATTCTTTGTATCATAAAGACAATGAATTTGGCGATCGTATTGCCCGCAATCAATTACTAGTTTTAAAACACGAAAGTTACTTTGACAAGGTTGATAATCCGGCAGACGGAAGTTATTACATTGAAAGTCTGACGATGCAGCTGGCCGAAAAAAGTTTAACGTTGTTTAAAGACATTGAAGCAAACGGAGGATTCTTAAAACTTTTAAATGACGGAACGATCAAGAAGAAAATTCAGGAAAGTGCTGCAAAAGAACAGGAATTATTCGATTCAAAAAAGGAAATTCTGTTAGGTACCAACAAACATCCGAACAAAGAAGACAAAATGAAACATGATTTAGAATTGTTTCCTTTCGTAAAAATAAAACCGAGAAAAACATTAATTACTCCAATAATAGAAAAAAGATTAGCCGAAAAACTGGAGCAGGAGCGATTGGAGCTTGAATGAAATTAATTTCAAATAACTATATTTGAGTATAAATCAAAATAATTATGGAAGCGATCAGACAAATACTATCCGTTAAAAATCATTCTGTAACTGTAATTCTGCCGGAGGATTTTGTAGCAAATGAAGTTGAAGTAATTATTTTACCGGTACAGCATGATGACTATAAAATTCCACAATGGCAAATTGATCAGGTTAGAGAAAGAACCGAAAACTATTTAAAAAACCCTGATAATGTCTCTGACATTGATGATTTTTTAAAAGAAATCGAAAATGATCGATAAAATAGTCATTATTGAAGAGGCAAAGGCAGATTATGAAAACTTCTTGCCTTTATTATAAAAATATACATCCAAAATTAGGTAACAGATTTAATGATTCTTTTAAAAAAAGTATCTCAATCCTCAAAAGTAACACATTATCTTTTCAGATTAGATATGACAATATTCGAATCCTATTTTTAAAAACGTTTCCATACGCGATACATTATTCTATTTATAAAAACAGCATCGTAATTAAATCTATTTTTCACACATCGAGAGATAGTGAATTAAACTTATTCTAAATAACATTTTTACAATTGAGAAAAGACCTTACACATATTAAGTTAGATGTTAACCGTGAAAAGTTAGACGAACTGACACATAACTCAGAACCCGGAACTCACAACTTCACCACGGCCGAAGGAATTGAGCTCAAAAAGAGATATTCTGAAAAGGATCTTGAAGATTTAGAATTTCTTGATTTTGGAGCCGGGTTTGCACCCAACTTGCGCGGGCCTTACGCTACCATGTATGTAAGACGTCCGTGGACGATTCGTCAATATGCAGGATTTTCGACCGCTGAAGAGAGTAATGCTTTTTACAGAAGAAATTTGGCTGCCGGACAAAAAGGTCTTTCGATTGCCTTCGATTTACCTACCCATCGTGGTTACGATTCCGATCATGAAAGAGTAGTTGGTGATGTTGGAAAGGCCGGAGTAGCCATCGATTCTGTCGAAGACATGAAAATACTATTCGATCAGATTCCGCTTGATGAAATGTCTGTTTCAATGACTATGAACGGAGCCGTTTTACCTATTATGGCTTTTTATATCGTTGCGGCGGAAGAACAGGGCGTAGCTATTGGCAAATTATCCGGAACCATTCAAAACGATATTCTGAAAGAATTCATGGTGCGTAACACCTATATCTACCCTCCGACTCCTTCGATGAAAATCATTGCTGATATTTTCGAATTTACGAGTCAAAAAATGCCTAAATTCAACTCTATTTCAATTTCAGGATACCACATGCAGGAAGCAGGTGCCACTGCCGATATCGAATTGGCCTACACTTTAGCCGACGGTCTGGAATACATTAGAACCGGTCTTTCCACCGGAATGAGTATTGATGACTTTGCTCCCCGATTGTCTTTCTTTTGGGCTATCGGAATGAATCATTTTATGGAAATTGCCAAAATGAGAGCAGGTCGAATGATCTGGGCAAAACTGGTGCAGCAATTCAATCCTAAAAGCGACAAATCTTTAGCCCTGAGGACACATTGTCAGACTAGTGGATGGAGTTTAACCGAACAGGATCCGTTTAATAATGTTGCCAGAACCTGTATCGAAGCCACAGCAGCTGCTTTTGGAGGAACACAGTCCTTGCACACAAACGCATTAGATGAAGCTATTGCTTTACCTACTGACTTCTCGGCAAGAATTGCCCGTAATACTCAAATCTTTTTACAGGAAGAAACTAAAATTACCAAAACCGTTGATCCCTGGGGAGGAAGTTATTATGTGGAAAGCTTAACCGATGAAATTCTCAAAAGCACCTGGAAACTTATCGAAGAAGTGGAAGAATTAGGCGGGATGACAAAAGCTATTGAAGCGGGAATTCCGAAATTAAGAATTGAAGAAGCTGCAGCAAGAAAACAGGCCAGAATAGACAGCGGACAAGATATAATTGTTGGTGTAAATCAATTCCGATTAGAAAAAGAAGATCCTCTACACATTCTGGATGTTGACAACCAAATGGTTCGCAAGCAACAAGTGGATCAACTTCAAAAAATTAAAGAAACCAGAGATACTGAAAAAGTAAATCAATCACTCGAAAAATTAATTCATTGTGCAAAGACCGGAGAAGGCAACTTACTCGCAATCGCAATTGAAGCAGCCCGAAACAGAGCGACTTTAGGAGAGATTAGCGATGCCCTCGAAAGTGTATTCGGCAGATTCAAAGCACAAATTAAATCCTTTAGCGGTGTGTATAGTGCAGCAATAAAAAATGACGAGAATTTCGAAAAGGCAAAACAATTAGCAGATGCCTTTGCCAAACAAGAAGGAAGACGTCCCAGAATTATGATTGCTAAAATGGGACAAGACGGACATGACCGAGGTGCAAAAGTAGTTGCAACAGGCTATGCCGATGTAGGTTTCGACGTAGACATAGGTCCGCTATTCCAGACGCCGGCTGAAGCTGCCAAACAAGCGGTTGAAAATGACGTTCACATCTTAGGGGTTTCATCACTTGCTGCAGGACATAAAACTTTAGTCCCTCAGGTGATTGAAGAACTTAAAAAACACGGCCGCGAAGATATTATGGTCATTGTAGGAGGAGTAATTCCTGCTCAGGATTACCAATTCCTTTTTGATGCCGGAGCAGTAGCTGTCTTTGGTCCAGGAACAAAAATTAGCGAAGCAGCCATTAAAATCTTAGAAATTTTAATTGATTAGAAGATAAATTCATTACGAGAGAGGCGATTGCCTCTCTTTTTTTATTCTGTATTTTTCTCAACAAAAAAACTTTCAATCTTTGCCAGGCTCCAATTCTCACACCCCAATTGTCATTTCGACGAAGGAGAAATCACAACAGTAATTCTACAAAGAAATTCCATAAAGAAACTCCACGAAGAAACAACCAATCTTTGCCGAGTTTCTTATGGGATTTCTCCTTCATCGAAATGACACACAAGCCATTCTATGAAGAAACTTTACAAAGAAAACCCACGAAGAAATCACCAATCTTTGTCGAGCTTCTTATGTGATTTCTCCTTCGTCGAAATGACACAGCGTAAAAAAACTTCTAAAACAAACAACAAAACAAAGTATATTCGTACAAAATAATATATTATGTTCAATCCTCAATCTGGCTTTCATACCTATTACGTCTATATTATAACCAACCAACATCGTTCGACTTTTTACATTGGTGTTACTAACAATTTAAAACTAAGATTACATCAGCACAAACAAAATATAGAAAACGGTACAAAAACATTTGCATCAAAATATAATATTCAATTTTTAGTATACTATGAAAAATTCACTTGGATTCACGAGGCTATTACACGAGAAAAAGAGTTAAAAAAATGGAATAGAGATAAAAAACTAGCATTAATTAAAGAACAAAATCCAGTATTTGAGTTTCTTAATCATTATTTTTAATAGTAAACGTAAATTTTACAATAGGATCTCTAGCATGCTATAAAGAAAATCACCATCCATTTTAAGACTCATTGTGTCATTTCGACGAAGGAGACTCGAGAGATAGCGAACAGGCGAAGCAAATCACACAAGCCATTCTACAAAGAAACTCCTCAAAGAAATTCCACGAAGAAACTACCAATCTTTGTCGAGCTATGTTTGTGATTTCTCTTTCGTCGAAATGACACACAAGGGGCAATTCACATCTTAAAATCTCAATAACCGTTACTAATTAAAAACAGCCATAAAAAAACCCGCTTTTTACAGCAGGTTTTCTTTATAAAGTTTACACTTTATTAATGGTGTATTGTAGCATTACTATCTGCTTCAATAAAAGATAAATCATAACCTCCAAAGGCTTTAAGGTAACTTTTTAAAGAAGTTCCGTAGGCATCTCTAAAGTGTTGGCCTCCTTTGTTCTTAAAAAAGTTTTTAACTGAACCTGCACCACCAAGATGAGCGGCAGCTAAAATACCAGACTCTGTAATTTCAATTCCGTTAATAATTTTCCCTTCATACTTTTCGATCTCATTGCGTAAAATCCATTTGTTTTTAGACAATAACACCAGAAATGCTTTTTCCTGTAAGGCAGGGTCTTTTAAAAAGGCTTTGTTGTTTTGAACACCAATAGCTCTCAGTGCCTGAGTCCCAAATTGATATTTCCCCATATAACCTAACGAATTTACCAAACGATATTTCCCTTGAGATTCTTTAAAAGCTACAGCTTCTTTGAATCCAATAAGGCGTTTTCCGGTAAATGGGGTGTTTAATTTGTGTAAGATAGGATAATCATCCTCTTCCTGTGATGGAAATACGTATTCAGATCCATCTGTTTTTTCTATTAGAAACCAGGGTTTGGTTTCCAGATTAAAGGGTTTAAAACCCAAAGTCAAAAATGTAATAATAACGATCAAACTCGCATAAAAATACCACTTCTTTATCATAAATTGTTTTTCTTCAAAACGCTGTCACCTTTTTGAAATTTCTACGGTGCAAAGGTAATAAAAAACAAATTATACTGATAATCAACAAGTTAATGTTTTCTAAAAATAGAAGGCATGCGCTTTAAGCCCTTTATTGGCGGAGTATTCGAGAGTTGGCGCCGGAATTTTTATCGTGTTAAAAATCGAAAAGATAGTCTTTAAAAAATGTGATTTTGTTTCAATTTTCGTCAAATTTACGTCAAAACTAAGATAAATCTGACGAAATCTTTTCGGGTTTTGTGTGAAATCAGGATTATCATTTTGTAAATTTCCGGTTAACATTCCGTCAGCTCCATATCCAAAAGCTACATTTAACCACTTTGGAATTTTACTCTCTTTCGCGAAAGAATGAAGATTTACAGAGAGCCAATAGGTTTGCCCATTATAATCTTTCAAAAGCTGTTCATTTAACGAACTTCCCAATACTTTAGGTCTTAAATTCGCATATTGCGTAGTATGAAAAGAGAATTTTGGAACAATACGCTGTTCTTTCCAAAGTAATTCCTGAGAAACGTATAAAGCAGTACCGGTAGCATTAGCAATAACATCTCCTGAAGAAGCCCCCCATTCTGATGAAAATCCATCCAATACTTCAACAGCCGTCAGAAAGGCAAAGCCAAAACCTGCACCGTAAATTAATTGTTTTTTTTGATCAGCACCACTCCATTTCATCATTTCAGCACCCAACCTTCCTAAATGATAGGCCGAATACATATGCCCCACCTTATCCATCTGAAGCCATTCGTTATTATCATTTATAAAGTGGAAATTAGAACGAGGATAATCAGCATACCAAAGCTGATTCAAACCTAGTAAAGTTACCGAAGCCAGAGTAGCTTCGGTAATTATGACTGTATTTTGTCTTTTTTTATTTAAAGTATCCGCAGGTGTTAAAAAACTTTCAACCCTGCTTTGAGCGTTCACAGAAAAAACACTCCAAAACCCTAAAACCGATAAAAAAAATATGCTTTTAAAATTCAAAACTATCTTGTTACGCCCTGACTGGCAATCCAGTCTGAATATTTTTTTGCATTTACATTGTGTTCTGCCAAAGTAGCAGCGAATTCATGGTATCCGAAACGTTCCACGCTCGCACAAAAATAAATATAATCGTTTTTCTCCGGGTTTAAAACAGCATCAAGGGCTGTAATATCAGGCATTGCAATTGGTCCTGGGGGAAGGCCGATATTCACGTAAGTATTGTAAGGCGATTTCATAATCAAGTCGTTGTAAAAAACTCTTTTGATTACCTGATCGAAATTATTGTCTCTAAGTTTTAAAGCGTAAATTACCGTTGGATCAGCCTGTAATGGCATTTCTAAACGCAAACGATTCAAATAAACACCGGCAATACGAGGCCTTTCATCTTTCTTTACGGACTCTTTATGAACGATCGATGCTAAAATGGTAACCTGAACCGGAGTTAATCCTTGTTTTTTTGCCTTTTCGATTCTCTCAGCAGTCCAAAAATTATGATATTCCTTGATCATTTTATCACGGAATTTCACTGCAGAAGTATTCCAGTAAATTTCATAAGTATTTGGAATAAACATAGCGAAGACGTTCTCTTCATTAAAACCATTTGCGGCTAAAAATTCCGGATCTCTAAAGGCTTTCAATAACGACAAACTGTCTGCTTCGATTTCAGAACCCACTCTTCCGGCAAAATTTTCCAGACGTTCCTGATTGTTAAAAGCCAATTTTACCGGTACATTAGAACGCATAGCGCGAACCAAATCCATATTGTTCATGTCTTTTTTAAGCAAAAAACGACCTGATTTTACATTTTCAGGATAACTTCTTTTGTCAGCCACCATTTCAAAATCTTCAAAATTCTTGATATAGGGCTCCAATATTTTCTTCACATCCGTATAATTCGCTCCTGTCGGAACATACACGTACAATTCTTTATCCTCGAATTTGGTATTGGCACTGAAGATTTTACTAATTAAAATAAATCCGTAAACCATTAAAACTGAAATTACGGCAACAGCAGTTAACGTGATGATTTTTTTTATGCTCAAAGTCTTAAATTTAAATTTGTTTGTTAATTAACTGAAACATTGCTTCGTCCTGATAGTGGTTGTGGAGCAAAATCCAATCTTTCTTAATTCCTATTTTCTCAAAGCCAAATTTAGTAAAAAGAGCTACACTTGGTGCGTTTCCCACAGCAATATTTGCATATAATTGATGCAAGTTTAAATGGTGAAATGCATACTTAATTAAAAGCCCTAATGCCTCAGATCCAACTTTTTGATTTCTGTTTTCGTCTTTTTGAATGACAATGCCAATGCCTGCTCTGTTATTTTTCGGATCAAATTCGAACAAATCAATCAATCCAATCGCCGGAAAGTCCTGATCCTGACAGATCGCTAAACGCAATTGCTTGGCCTCATAAATATCCTGCTGTGCATTTTCGAGATACTGGCGGATCAAAAACCTGCTATAGGGCGTTTGGGTGTTACTGACTTCCCAAATGCTCTCATCATTCTCCATGGCATACACAAACTCCAGATCATTGGGTTCTAATGCACGCAGATAAATCGAGTCCCCTTTGAGTGTTATCATTTGATTGTAGATTGTAGATTTTAGATTGCTGATTTTGGATCGTTTTAGACTAATTAAATTTCGATCGCTCCTTTGAAAACAAATTTGGCTGGCCCGGTTAAAAAAACATTGGTGAAATGTTCGTCTGACTTATCAAAAGAAACCACCAATTTTCCGCCTTCAACATTCAGATCAATTGACGTTTTATCTGTCAAACCAATAGCATTCATTGCAATTGCCACTGCCGTTGCTCCGGTTCCGCAAGCCAAAGTTTCATCTTCAACACCTCTTTCATAAGTACGCAATGAAAAAGTACTATCGTCTACTTTTTTTACAAAATTAACGTTACTCCCTTTTTCACCATATAATTCGCCATAACGAATTGCTGCACCATTTTCTTTCACATTATAATGTTCTAAATCCTCTACAAGCTGTACATGATGTGGTGAGCCTGTATTTAAAAAAGTATAAGAATCGTATTTTTTTACTTCATCCACATCAATCATCTGCAAGGAAATAATAGCATCCTCTCCGACCGAAGCATGATGCAATCCATCAGTTGCAATAAAGGTAGTTTTGTCGTCAATAACCCCCAACTGATTGGCAAAAGCTACCAGACAACGACCACCATTTCCGCACATCGAACTTTGGTTTCCGTCTGAATTATAATAGACCATTCTGAAGTCCGTTTCAGTATCATTTTCGAGCAAGATCAGTCCATCAGCACCTATCCCGAAACGTCTGTCGCACAGTCGTTCAATCAATTTAATATTCTCTTTTGGAAAGAACTCTGAACGGTTGTCAATCATAACAAAATCGTTCCCGGTACCCTGATATTTATAAAATTCTATTTGCATTTTTTTTACATTAACTGACACAAAAGTACGAACAAATAATTAATGAAATGTTAATCATTGTTAAAGAGCGTTAAACCATTTTCTCAGATAATTTTTTGAAGTATTTTTACGTTAAAATAACCAATAATATAAACTGTAATATGAAAAGATTTTCAACCTTATTTTTAGTTTCACTGCTTAGCGGTGCAACTACCCTTGGTGCTTACAAATTATTATTTGAAAGCAGCAATTCTTTTTTTGGAAGAGGAAATTCTGTTGTTACTCTTGCCCCGAACTCATTTGGAAAAAACGTCGCACTATCTGCTGAAACGGTTGATTTTACAGCAGCTGCAGACAAAACCATTCACACTGTTGTTCACGTAAAAAATGTCTCGCGAAGAACCGTCAGCAATCCTATGATGGAATTTTTCTACGGTTATGGAGGTCAACAACAGCAGGAACAGGTTGGAACCGGATCCGGAGTTATTATTTCGGAAGACGGCTACATTGTAACCAACAATCACGTAATTAAAGATGCTACGGAAATCGAAATTACTTTAAACAATAAAAAATCATACAAAGCTAAATTAATAGGTACCGATTCTAAAATGGACATCGCTTTACTGAAAATTAATACTGATGAAAAATTGCCTTATACTGCTTTTGCCAATTCTGATTCTGTAAAAATCGGAGAGTGGGTTTTGGCAGTAGGAAATCCGTATAATTTAACGTCTACGGTTACTGCTGGAATTGTTTCGGCAA
It includes:
- a CDS encoding peptidoglycan-binding protein LysM; the encoded protein is MIKKWYFYASLIVIITFLTLGFKPFNLETKPWFLIEKTDGSEYVFPSQEEDDYPILHKLNTPFTGKRLIGFKEAVAFKESQGKYRLVNSLGYMGKYQFGTQALRAIGVQNNKAFLKDPALQEKAFLVLLSKNKWILRNEIEKYEGKIINGIEITESGILAAAHLGGAGSVKNFFKNKGGQHFRDAYGTSLKSYLKAFGGYDLSFIEADSNATIHH
- a CDS encoding DUF2279 domain-containing protein, yielding MNFKSIFFLSVLGFWSVFSVNAQSRVESFLTPADTLNKKRQNTVIITEATLASVTLLGLNQLWYADYPRSNFHFINDNNEWLQMDKVGHMYSAYHLGRLGAEMMKWSGADQKKQLIYGAGFGFAFLTAVEVLDGFSSEWGASSGDVIANATGTALYVSQELLWKEQRIVPKFSFHTTQYANLRPKVLGSSLNEQLLKDYNGQTYWLSVNLHSFAKESKIPKWLNVAFGYGADGMLTGNLQNDNPDFTQNPKRFRQIYLSFDVNLTKIETKSHFLKTIFSIFNTIKIPAPTLEYSANKGLKAHAFYF
- the dapF gene encoding diaminopimelate epimerase: MQIEFYKYQGTGNDFVMIDNRSEFFPKENIKLIERLCDRRFGIGADGLILLENDTETDFRMVYYNSDGNQSSMCGNGGRCLVAFANQLGVIDDKTTFIATDGLHHASVGEDAIISLQMIDVDEVKKYDSYTFLNTGSPHHVQLVEDLEHYNVKENGAAIRYGELYGEKGSNVNFVKKVDDSTFSLRTYERGVEDETLACGTGATAVAIAMNAIGLTDKTSIDLNVEGGKLVVSFDKSDEHFTNVFLTGPAKFVFKGAIEI
- a CDS encoding GIY-YIG nuclease family protein → MFNPQSGFHTYYVYIITNQHRSTFYIGVTNNLKLRLHQHKQNIENGTKTFASKYNIQFLVYYEKFTWIHEAITREKELKKWNRDKKLALIKEQNPVFEFLNHYF
- the mltG gene encoding endolytic transglycosylase MltG, with product MSIKKIITLTAVAVISVLMVYGFILISKIFSANTKFEDKELYVYVPTGANYTDVKKILEPYIKNFEDFEMVADKRSYPENVKSGRFLLKKDMNNMDLVRAMRSNVPVKLAFNNQERLENFAGRVGSEIEADSLSLLKAFRDPEFLAANGFNEENVFAMFIPNTYEIYWNTSAVKFRDKMIKEYHNFWTAERIEKAKKQGLTPVQVTILASIVHKESVKKDERPRIAGVYLNRLRLEMPLQADPTVIYALKLRDNNFDQVIKRVFYNDLIMKSPYNTYVNIGLPPGPIAMPDITALDAVLNPEKNDYIYFCASVERFGYHEFAATLAEHNVNAKKYSDWIASQGVTR
- the scpA gene encoding methylmalonyl-CoA mutase, whose amino-acid sequence is MRKDLTHIKLDVNREKLDELTHNSEPGTHNFTTAEGIELKKRYSEKDLEDLEFLDFGAGFAPNLRGPYATMYVRRPWTIRQYAGFSTAEESNAFYRRNLAAGQKGLSIAFDLPTHRGYDSDHERVVGDVGKAGVAIDSVEDMKILFDQIPLDEMSVSMTMNGAVLPIMAFYIVAAEEQGVAIGKLSGTIQNDILKEFMVRNTYIYPPTPSMKIIADIFEFTSQKMPKFNSISISGYHMQEAGATADIELAYTLADGLEYIRTGLSTGMSIDDFAPRLSFFWAIGMNHFMEIAKMRAGRMIWAKLVQQFNPKSDKSLALRTHCQTSGWSLTEQDPFNNVARTCIEATAAAFGGTQSLHTNALDEAIALPTDFSARIARNTQIFLQEETKITKTVDPWGGSYYVESLTDEILKSTWKLIEEVEELGGMTKAIEAGIPKLRIEEAAARKQARIDSGQDIIVGVNQFRLEKEDPLHILDVDNQMVRKQQVDQLQKIKETRDTEKVNQSLEKLIHCAKTGEGNLLAIAIEAARNRATLGEISDALESVFGRFKAQIKSFSGVYSAAIKNDENFEKAKQLADAFAKQEGRRPRIMIAKMGQDGHDRGAKVVATGYADVGFDVDIGPLFQTPAEAAKQAVENDVHILGVSSLAAGHKTLVPQVIEELKKHGREDIMVIVGGVIPAQDYQFLFDAGAVAVFGPGTKISEAAIKILEILID
- a CDS encoding GNAT family N-acetyltransferase, which produces MITLKGDSIYLRALEPNDLEFVYAMENDESIWEVSNTQTPYSRFLIRQYLENAQQDIYEAKQLRLAICQDQDFPAIGLIDLFEFDPKNNRAGIGIVIQKDENRNQKVGSEALGLLIKYAFHHLNLHQLYANIAVGNAPSVALFTKFGFEKIGIKKDWILLHNHYQDEAMFQLINKQI